A region from the Metarhizium brunneum chromosome 7, complete sequence genome encodes:
- the MSH5 gene encoding MutS 5, with amino-acid sequence MALDVCDDGTMGCAFFDSMDGSLQLAEDVHRSTVDVSEHFATLACPTLLLVSSRAPQEFLDHVQRSAFPYKSCVQILSSSEFSVEAAVDRLSSWRNDQLSTAQPSSRAPVDASVRRDLPNGGDGKRVDRCSISPEEGVANASTREHKNPVSLGCAGAVLTELRYKCISRSSPSSEPISHQPIPTIPKFDQDSLVAIGELISHTVDFEQSEYRGRTTVRLGLDRNLDELRRHYDGMNSFLAEIVVSTIQTVPQWAVSYIRSCIFLPQLGFLIVTDVDPRTGKGKYRVNWPNEDHWELLFVADDSAYYKNDNMHHLDDQFGDVYCKIADREVEILHVLSQEVLKSSECLSVASDACGDVNVILALALTAEKYKWSVPKLTTRSGILEIKKGRHPLQELVVPSFVPNDCQLGGRGHNDDDSCQNQSRCMVLTGPNHSGKSVFLKQVGLIVYLAHIGSFVPAEMAVISVTDRILTRISTLESVCKEESAFAIDLKQLLNVIELSTSKSLLIIDEFGKGTNSDDGAGLLASFLEHLSSLAVRAPRSLVATHIHDLFGCHQLLPTSGLQIAHMDVLKAQCGEFNGDYITYLFKLRDGYSSDLFGGYCATLNGVPNLVVERANVLSMLLSRNEDITVPCARLSPEEELKLHSAEIVARKFLEGFHTLVSEENCLLQDARHMLQNILST; translated from the exons ATGGCACTCGATGTTTGCGATGATGGGACCATGGGATGTGCTTTCTTCGACAGCATGGACGGCTCCTTGCAGTTGGCAGAAGATGTCCATCGATCGACTGTGGACGTGTCGGAGCATTTCGCAACCCTTGCCTGCCCGACATTGTTATTAGTTTCCAGCAGAGCTCCGCAGGAGTTTCTAGACCACGTTCAAAGGA GCGCTTTTCCTTATAAGAGCTGTGTCCAAATATTATCGTCGTCAGAGTTTTCTGTCGAGGCAGCGGTAGACAGACTGTCAAGCTGGAGAAATGATCAGTTGTCAACTGCCCAACCAAGCTCAAGAGCTCCAGTTGATGCCAGTGTCCGCCGTGATCTTCCTAATGGCGGAGATGGGAAGAGGGTAGATCGTTGTAGCATCAGCCCTGAGGAGGGTGTTGCCAACGCAAGTACTAGAGAACACAAAAATCCTGTGTCT CTCGGTTGCGCTGGTGCTGTCCTCACCGAGCTTCGTTACAAATGCATCTCGAGAAGCAGCCCCTCTTCTGAGCCCATATCACATCAACCCATCCCT ACGATTCCCAAATTTGATCAGGACTCCCTAGTGGCTATTGGCGAGCTAATTAGTCACACTGTGGACTTCGAACAATCCGAATACCGGGGTCGAACAACTGTGAGGCTGGGCCTTGACCGGAATCTCGATGAATTAAGACGACATTACGACGGCATGAATAGCTTCCTGGCAGAAATTGTTGTGTCTACTATTCAGACAGTGCCTCAATGGGCGGTTTCTTACATCAGATCATGCATTTTTCTACCGCAGCTTGGGTTCCTCATTGTTACTGATGTTGATCCAAGGACTGGGAAAGGGAAATACCGAGTGAACTGGCCTAATGAGGATCATTGGGAACTGCTTTTTGTTGCGGACGATTCAGCTTATTACAAAAATGACAATATGCATCACCTTGACGATCAGTTCGGCGATGTTTATTGCAAAATAGCAG ATAGAGAAGTTGAGattctccatgtcctttCCCAAGAGGTTTTAAAATCCAGCGAGTGTCTGTCGGTGGCTTCCGACGCTTGCGGTGATGTTAACGTCATTCTCGCCTTGGCCCTAACTGCAGAGAAGTATAAATGGAGTGTCCCGAAATTAACAACTAGAAGTGGCATTCTCGAAATTAAAAAGGGGCGACATCCTTTGCAAGAACTAGTTGTACCAAGCTTTGTTCCCAACGACTGTCAGCTAGGAGGTAGAGGTCACAACGACGACGATTCGTGTCAAAATCAGTCCAGGTGCATGGTTCTTACCGGCCCCAATCACTCAGGCAAGAGCGTTTTCTTGAAGCAAGTAGGGCTCATCGTATATCTCGCCCATATAGGGAGTTTTGTCCCTGCAGAAATGGCGGTAATCAGTGTCACTGACCGGATACTGACCCGTATATCAACACTGGAGAGTGTTTGCAAAGAAGAAAGTGCTTTTGCTATCGACTTAAAACAGTTGCTCAATGTGATAGAGCTGTCGACCTCGAAAAGTCTCTTGATAATCGACGAGTTTGGGAAGGGGACTAATTCAGATGACGGTGCTGGACTCCTTGCATCTTTCTTGGAGCACTTATCATCACTTGCAGTCAGAGCTCCCAGAAGTCTGGTCGCAACACATATCCACGATCTGTTTGGCTGCCACCAGCTGCTTCCGACCAGTGGTTTACAAATAGCCCACATGGATGTACTCAAAGCACAGTGTGGGGAATTCAATGGTGACTACATAACATACTTATTCAAGCTTCGTGATGGATATAGCTCGGATCTCTTCGGAGGTTACTGTGCAACTTTAAACGGAGTTCCCAATTTAGTCGTTGAACGTGCTAATGTCCTATCAATGCTGCTCAGTCGCAACGAGGACATCACAGTTCCCTGCGCCAGACTTTCACCGGAAGAAGAGTTAAAGCTGCATTCTGCTGAGATCGTTGCGCGGAAATTTCTAGAGGGCTTTCACACCTTGGTCAGCGAAGAGAATTGTCTATTGCAGGATGCTCGACATATGTTGCAAAATATACTATCCACATAG